Proteins found in one Muntiacus reevesi chromosome 2, mMunRee1.1, whole genome shotgun sequence genomic segment:
- the FBXL16 gene encoding F-box/LRR-repeat protein 16 — translation MSSPGIDGDPKPPCLPRNGLVKLPGQPNSLGAASITKGTPAAKNRPCQPPPPTLPPPSLAAPPPRAALAGGLCPQAGLPLGGPALAPVSGPPAERPPLATDEKILNGLFWYFSACEKCVLAQVCKAWRRVLYQPKFWAGLTPVLHAKELYTVLPGGEKEFVNLQGFAARGFEGFCLVGVSDLDICEFIDNYALSKKGVKAMSLKRSTITDAGLEVMLEQMQGVVRLELSGCNDFTEAGLWSSLSARITSLSVSDCINVADDAIAAISQLLPNLAELSLQAYHVTDTALAYFTARQGHSTHTLRLLSCWEITNHGVVNVVHSLPNLTALSLSGCSKVTDDGVELVAENLRKLRSLDLSWCPRITDMALEYVACDLHRLEELVLDRCVRITDTGLSYLSTMSSLRSLYLRWCCQVQDFGLKHLLAMRSLRLLSLAGCPLLTATGLSGLVQLQDLEELELTNCPGATPELFKYFSQHLPRCLVVE, via the exons ATGTCGAGCCCGGGCATCGACGGCGACCCCAAGCCTCCATGCTTGCCTCGCAATGGCCTGGTGAAGTTGCCGGGCCAGCCCAACAGCCTGGGCGCAGCCAGCATCACCAAGGGCACGCCAGCTGCCAAGAACCGCCCTTGCCAGCCACCCCCGCCCACCCTCCCACCACCCAGCCTGGCTGCCCCGCCGCCCCGGGCTGCCCTGGCTGGGGGCCTGTGCCCCCAGGCAGGGCTCCCCCTTGGTGGACCAGCCTTAGCCCCAGTGTCCGGGCCCCCAGCAGAGCGACCGCCCCTGGCCACAGATGAGAAGATCCTCAATGGCCTCTTCTGGTACTTCTCGGCCTGTGAGAAGTGTGTGCTGGCGCAGGTGTGCAAGGCCTGGAGGCGTGTGCTCTACCAGCCCAAGTTCTGGGCGGGCCTCACGCCTGTGTTGCACGCCAAGGAGCTCTACACAGTGCTGCCTGGAGGTGAGAAGGAGTTCGTGAACCTGCAGGGCTTCGCGGCACGTGGCTTTGAGGGTTTCTGCCTGGTCGGCGTCTCTGACTTGGACATCTGTGAGTTCATCGACAACTATGCGCTCTCCAAGAAGGGCGTCAAGGCCATGAGCCTCAAGCGCTCCACCATCACTGACGCCGGCCTGGAG GTGATGCTGGAGCAGATGCAGGGCGTGGTGCGCCTGGAGCTGTCAGGTTGCAACGACTTCACCGAGGCTGGGCTGTGGTCCAGCCTGAGTGCGCGGATCACCTCGCTGAGCGTGAGCGACTGCATCAACGTGGCCGACGACGCCATTGCGGCCATCTCGCAGCTGCTGCCCAACCTGGCCGAGCTGAGCTTGCAGGCCTACCACGTGACGGACACAGCCCTGGCCTACTTCACGGCGCGCCAGGGCCACAGCACGCACACGCTGCGCCTGCTCTCCTGCTGGGAGATCACCAACCATGGCGTGGTCAACGTGGTGCACAGCCTGCCCAACCTCACCGCGCTCAGCCTCTCCGGCTGCTCCAAGGTCACGGACGACGGCGTGGAGCTCGTGGCCGAGAACCTGCGGAAGCTCCGCAGCCTCGACCTCTCCTGGTGCCCGCGCATCACTGACATGGCGCTCGAGTATGTAGCCTGCGACCTGCATCGCCTGGAGGAGCTTGTGCTGGACAG GTGTGTACGCATCACGGACACTGGCCTCAGCTATTTGTCCACCATGTCGTCCCTCCGCAGCCTCTACCTGCGATGGTGCTGCCAG GTGCAGGACTTCGGGCTGAAGCACCTCCTGGCCATGAGGAGTCTGCGTCTCTTGTCTCTGGCAG GCTGCCCGCTGCTGACCGCCACCGGGCTGTCGGGCCTGGTGCAGCTGCAGGACCTGGAGGAGCTGGAGCTGACCAACTGCCCCGGAGCCACCCCCGAGCTCTTCAAGTACTTCTCGCAGCACCTGCCCCGCTGCCTCGTCGTCGAGTAG